Proteins encoded within one genomic window of Numenius arquata chromosome 12, bNumArq3.hap1.1, whole genome shotgun sequence:
- the E2F1 gene encoding transcription factor E2F1, with amino-acid sequence MAAAAAGGSAGLAALLGSASPHLLIVSAAEEPAGVGGGHPDTDLLLFATPQPARPGAAPRRPALGRPPVKRKLNLETDHQYIAESLPVGRGKARNPIRGAKSPGEKSRYETSLNLTTKRFLELLSQSPDGVVDLNWAAEVLKVQKRRIYDITNVLEGIQLITKKSKNNIQWLGNQATVGAPGRHRLLEKELRELQAAERQLDDFIQMCTVQLRLLTEDPDNQHAAYVTCQDLRSVVDPSEQMVMVIKAPPETQLQVSDPAEAFQVSVRSTQGPIDVFLCPEDSSGVCSPVKSPFKASPEESSPSHSQSRASPLLHPAQDVNMPLLPGEQETLLPGPSVVPGKCPAEEVSLSPLASMDALLEHSREDFSGFLADEFINLSPPQAQDYHFGLEEGEGISELFDCDFGDFTPLDF; translated from the exons atggcggcggcggcggcgggcggctcgGCGGGGTTGGCGGCGCTGCTGGGCAGcgcttccccccacctcctcatCGTCTCCGCCGCCGAAGAGCCCGCCGGGGTTGGCGGCGGTCACCCGGATACCGACCTCCTCCTCTTCGCCACGCCGCAGCCCGCCCGTCCCGGCGCCGCGCCCAGACGGCCAGCCTTGGGCCGCCCGCCG GTGAAGAGGAAGCTGAACTTGGAGACTGATCACCAGTACATAGCAGAGAGCCTGCCGGTGGGCCGGGGCAAGGCCAGGAACCCCATTAGAG GGGCCAAGTCTCCTGGGGAGAAGTCCCGCTATGAAACCTCGCTGAACCTCACGACCAAGCGCTTcctggagctgctgagccagTCCCCTGATGGCGTGGTGGACCTCAACTGGGCAGCCGAGGTCCTGAAGGTGCAGAAGAGGCGCATCTACGACATCACTAATGTCCTGGAGGGCATCCAACTCATCACCAAGAAGTCCAAGAACAACATCCAGTGGCT GGGCAACCAGGCCACGGTGGGGGCCCCTGGCCGGCAccggctgctggagaaggagctgcgGGAGCTGCAAGCGGCCGAGCGGCAGCTGGATGACTTCATCCAGATGTGCACGGTGCAGCTGCGCCTGCTCACCGAGGACCCCGACAACCAGCA CGCAGCCTACGTGACCTGCCAGGATCTCCGCAGCGTTGTGGACCCCTCGGAGCAAATGGTGATGGTTATCAAAGCCCCCCCGGAGACCCAGCTGCAGGTCTCGGACCCTGCGGAG gCTTTCCAGGTCTCCGTGCGAAGCACTCAGGGCCCTATCGACGTCTTCCTCTGCCCCGAGGACAGCTCGGGGGTCTGTAGCCCCGTCAAGAGCCCCTTCAAAGCCTCCCCAGAGGAATCCTCTCCAAGCCATTCGCAGTCCAGAGCCTCCCCGCTCCTTCATCCCGCCCAGGACGTGAACATGCCACTGCTGCCCGGAGAGCAag AGACGCTGCTGCCGGGGCCGAGCGTGGTGCCCGGCAAGTGCCCGGCAGAGGAGGTGAGCCTCTCGCCGCTGGCCTCCATGGACGCCCTCCTGGAACACAGCAGGGAGGATTTTTCGGGATTCTTGGCGGACGAGTTCATCAACCTGTCGCCGCCGCAGGCGCAGGACTATCACTTCGGCCTGGAGGAGGGCGAGGGCATCAGTGAGCTCTTTGACTGTGACTTTGGGGACTTCACGCCCTTGGACTTCTGA